The sequence GTGAACTCTGTGTGCGGTTGTGCTGCAGGAGTGGCACGGCCGGGAATAAAACTTGCAATTCAGCATAGTAAGAAACCGGGTAAGTTAACTGCTGTGTTTGCCGGATTTGATACTGAAGCAACGGCGCAGGCACGCAAACATTTTGCACCTTATCCCCCATCATCCCCATCGATCGCGTTGTTCAAGGATGGTAAGCTGGTTCACTTTATCGAACGTCATCACATTGAAGGCCGTTCTGCGGCCATGATCGCCGATAACCTGAAGATGGCATTTGACGAGTATTGTT comes from Bacteroidota bacterium and encodes:
- a CDS encoding BrxA/BrxB family bacilliredoxin; amino-acid sequence: MYPEAIVKPMKSELTSVGFEDLTTPEAVDAVVNSKGTVLVVVNSVCGCAAGVARPGIKLAIQHSKKPGKLTAVFAGFDTEATAQARKHFAPYPPSSPSIALFKDGKLVHFIERHHIEGRSAAMIADNLKMAFDEYC